In Syngnathus typhle isolate RoL2023-S1 ecotype Sweden linkage group LG13, RoL_Styp_1.0, whole genome shotgun sequence, the sequence CCTCAAGTGTACAGCGGATGACAAAATACGCCGTGAGCATCCAGCAGCTGCAATTTGGCCACGTTCCTCATGGGAGGGTCAATTCCAGTGGAGCAAAACCCTACCCTAGATCAGTGTCGACCCGCAACCACTACCATTATGGAAACCAGAATAGCACAATGAGCGGGTTGCAGACGTCCACTAAGACCGAGACCATGGCCCACTGCAGCTTTGGAGGCGCAGCTCCATCTGGTGGGCTACTGCCCTGCTTGGCCCCTGATATAAATGGGCAATAACTTCTTGCATTAAGAGTCTTACGACATTAAAGAGTTGACTGCtgatgctaaccaaaacaggagCACCTACCACAGGACATAAGCAGTTTCTCAGGTTAATGAAAGTAAAATATTCTGCATGAACCAATGTCAAATATGTGACAAGTAGCATTCCAGTAGACTAAACTGACAATAACACCTGACTGCTGTTTCAGCTGGAGGACGACCTGCTGGCTCTGCAGAAGAAGCTGAAGGGAACAGAAGATGAGCTGGACAAATACTCGGAGGCTCTGAAGGACGCTCAAGAGAAACTGGAGCTGTCGGAAAAAGCGGCCGCCGACGTGAGTTGGCCCGACGTGATGCCACCCGAGGCGCATTTTCTGCATGGGGGAAAACAAAGTTGTGGTTGCCTGACAAAGTATCAATGGCCACGTTTGCTGAGGGCCTCGGAATATGAACCCGGATTATTGATGTGAAACAAAGCTTCATGTCAATCagattcgggggggggggggggggggggtcataatCTTTTGGAATTTAACCTTGGTTTCATTCCACCTTATCAAATCTTCCAATAGGGTCGTAGTTGTAAACTGGACATGAAAAATGCTTGGTAAGAAGTCAGCACAACAAAACACCTTTTGGATGGATCAGTCAAGCACAAATCTTGATTGTGTTGTAGTTGACCTTCATACTCACAAACAATAAGATGttctttgcctttttttggggggagtgtgGGACAGCATAAGCGCCCCTATTGGGAGTTCTTAGCGCTTTTTGTCATAAGCGCGGACAAAAAGTGGGCCAGCCTGCAGTTGAACAGGAATGCTAGGAATGCAGGCTAAAGCAAACACGCTGCACAGTCCAATGAAAGCAATGTTAGGGCCTTATTTGGTGCAGTCATTACTTACTCATGCTCAACTCTTGAACAATATATCGCAGTCATTACATCCAATGTTCCCTTTTTATAAGTTGTACTTTTGTAGAAGACAATTAGAAAACATGATGTTCATACATCCTGGCGTTTTATggcgattgttttttttttttttttgtattttagaaGTCTCAGATAACATGCACCAAAGCTCACTCAGGAAGTGTGATGTTGGaaggtgaggaaaaacaaattctGACAACAGTTCATCCAATCAATACAAAACTGGGTGAACATGTCTATCATGATAAGACATGCACAAAATTCTCAAGGATGCGTGCCTGAAATTGCACCGGAAGACGGTCTGAAGGAGCAAATTCCAGAGTTCATTCATAAAAAATGCCCTTAAATaatgttttaattgtattgcataTAATAGCATGTAAAAGTCACACAGtcccaaaataaaatgaatacctAAGCGAATTGTAccaaaaagttaaatacaaccgaATTGCTTGTGATTGATgagccactagagggagcccatgTTACACTAGGAGTTCTCCATTATTGTCCTGCACAGACCGATAGACCTTTATTTctaaagccttttttttgtctttgtcatcCAATGCAAACAGAGCATGGTTTCAAAGATTGGTGACCATTTCTAGAGCTCACCACGAAAAATGGGCGTTAGGGCTTATTTCCTCTTTCACACTAAGAAGGAGGATGACAAATAAATGTGGGAATGAAGCAATAATGAGGAAGGAAAAGGAGTGGGTGAAGGGGTGAGGAGCCTGATGGTTGCTTGCCCAAATCGATTGCCATTCCACAAAACTGGGTTCAACAAGCCCACTTGAATGAGGATtaagaaagacacacacacacacacacacctctacgAACTCGATTTCCCTTCCCATTCGTCACCACACCGAGACAATAACGTCACTCCATGAATCAGCTACTGAATCATATCAAACGCCCCTTCCAAAAGCACACCCCTTTAATCAGATCACAAAAATGCATTCTCCTTATAAGTCCACACTTGCCAAACTATTGCACACACGCTCTCACAAGGAAGGCggactttgctcaccttttcCTTTTGCGCATGCTCACAGTGACACACAAAAGAAAGAACTTCCTCCCCTTTTTGCGCCCTGTGACGTCACCGCAGGCAAAGACTTCTCAGGATTGGAGGAATTGGCTGTAAATTTCCCCGCATActctccctcctccctccctccttgcacatCTCCGCACTTCCCGCAACGTCCCTTATTTCCTGCCCGGGGAGGAGCAGAAAAagcagagaggggaaaaaaagttttccgcacgaaaaaaaaagtttttgtggAAGGCACACCGGCCGCAAAATCTCCGCTTTTTTGGGGCGCTTGGAGGCTCGCTTTTGCTGGTTTCTCTGCATTGTTTATCGGGGGATCGGAATATTACAATGGAAACTGTGAAGAAGAAAATTcaagccttgcagcagcaagtTGATGAGGCGGACGAACGCGCAATGGCCGTCCAAAGGGAGTTGGACACAGAGAGGGAGCTGCGCGAAAAAGTGAGCTTTTCGCCCTAGAAATGCTTCTTTTTTGTCTGCTATGTTTACTATACACGAGAAAGCCAACAATATGCCTAAAAGAAGCACTCTGAGGTGATGCTTTTAACTTAATATGAAGTTTTTCCACAGAAGCCCCACCCTATAATTTGTTTAAAAGCTTTGTTTTGTTAATTGTACAAATGTTTTGGTTTAGGAGATGAAACGACAGTCTGGGACCGTTTCTTGACTCATTTGGGGTGTGTTATGTAACTGAAATGTGCACTCCATTGAATTGGAATGTATTAATCAATGGAAGAAAAAGCAGATGGATCACCACAGTGGGCGCTCATAAGTCTGTGTAAAGAGAAAGAAGCTCGTTTCGGTTTGGTACTGTAATTGTAATTGAATACTGTCCAAATGTTCGCAATTTCAACTTCTCAAgagtaaatatttgatttgtgtAGTCCTCCATGAAAGTGCACTGATTAGTTTTGTATTGAATCAAACAATTacgttggaaaaaaaattaacaggATGGAAATTGAAACTATTTTAAATTGATACATCGATTAATTGACAGATGtataaatgattaaaataaaactCCTAAAATTATGAAAATTAATTAATCTTTATGGAACTTAACATTACTTGATAATGCTCCAAATGTAaatttaaatagaaaaaaagatcCTGTTGAGCCGAACCGAACACCCAGTCCTTCCTCCAGGAAGTGGCCATCAGACTGTGTTATCAGCGCCACAGGAAGCAGGCCCCCGACAATGCACCATCCCTAACACCCAGGGTAGGATGAGGAAAAAGAGCGAGTGAGGGAGGGGGAACGTATATAGTGACGCCAGCTGTGCCTCTAGTCTAGGGTTACATCACTAGGTGTAGCGTTTGTAGGCCATCGACAGTAGGTCAAACTGCAATGATGTCACTCATTTGCATAAACCACACAATCACCTGAGGAAGAAGGGGCGGGGTGATCTGGTGATCCCTGCGTCGTCCTTCTTCTCTGGACAAAGATGCGTTTCCTGTTTCAACTGTGACATCTCTCTCGATTGCTCTCTGTACCGCTACAGGCGGAAGGCGATGTGGCGTCCCTCAACCGCAGGATCCAGCTTGTGGAGGAGGAGCTGGACCGGGCTCAGGAGAGACTGGCCACGGCCCTGCAGAAGCTGGAGGAGGCCGAGAAGGCGGCGGACGAGAGCGAAAGGTGACGGACGGACTATAAAAATAatctgtcatgttttttttgtggaaacATTTCTATCTTTTTTCTATAAAAAGACTTTGCAGCACAGCATAAGCACTTTTCTGTTAGCATTTGCCATCAAGTTTAGCCTTGTTAGAATTTTGAGCGTGCATTAGCTCATTTCTTGATTGCATCTGCCTAACACGCATGTCTTAAAATCATTTCCTGCTATGTTTAGCCCTGTTAGCTTTTTTTGTAGTCGTCCATGTTATcgattgctaaccaaaacagcagcagctaTTCATACGCACCAGCAGGTTTTTGAATTAATCGAAGTGTGGAGTCTTACTGCGTTGTTGAAAACAACTTCCATCTGCAGTATTAAATATGAGGCGAAGAGATGACAATATTAACAATTAGTGTTCACAATGTAGATTGTGATACAaagtgttgtgtgtgcgtgtccatgTTTATGATACATAGGGCTCCCCCACTTATTTCGCTGCATTTATCTTTattactgtttaaaaaaatgcaacatttgaaATGATGCCTTCCGCTACCTGCAGTTCAATAGGAATGGTAATATTTTTTGAATTTGCTTTTTAATTTTCTGAATTTGCCTTTGCAGAGGCATGAAAGTGGTGGAGAACAGAGCTATGAAGGATGAGGAGAAGATGGAGATCCAAGAGCTGCAGCTCAAGGAGGCCAAACACATCGCAGAGGAGGCCGACCGCAAATATGAGGAGGTAGGACGAGTGATCTGCGTGCTTCGTtccattgtgtgtgcgtgtctgctcTAATTCATGTGTGCCTGTCAACAGGTGGCCCGTAAGATGGTGATCCTTGAGAGCGACCTAGAGAGAGCAGAGGAAAGGGCGGAGGTTGCAGAAGTGTACGAGATTACATTATTTTGATTACTTGATCAAATTTAATTCATTCAGACACTTGATAATCATGACTCCTTTTCTGATGAAGGGAGATATAAATGCTCTTGACTTGAACCAATGACGTCATTGTTTCCACCCCCACAGCAAGTGTAGTGATCTGGAGGAAGAACTGAAGAATGTCACCAACAACCTGAAGTCCCTCGAGGCCCAGTCTGACAAGGCAAGATTCGCGCACATAGACAAATTTATATTTTCCAGTCTGCCTAGCGTTCTCCCAGAACCATGAATTAGAATGCTAGCTAACGTATGAAATGAAGAGCTAAGGTGATTCTAACTTATTGAGGCATGTTTGATGTGATGCATGTTTCCTTGACTTTCTAGTACTCTGAGAAAGAAGACAAATATGAGGAGGAGATCAAGGTCCTGAGTGACAGACTGAAGGAGGTCAGCAAAATTTATCTTTcactaataataatcataataatccaATCTGGCATTTTTATATGATCCTATgatgttctttctttttttttttttaaaggcggaGACCCGTGCGGAATTTGCGGAAAGGACAGTGGCCAAGCTGGAAAAGTCCATAGATGACTTGGAAGGTTTgttttattccaacatttcttcATGAATCAGTTTtaatcttttttccccccttctaaATCTGACCTTTTTTCCTCTTCCTGGTTTTCATTCCCCTCTGGTGCTGCTTTCCTTTTCTATCCGCCTGCTTTATGACCTCCAGATGAAGTGTACAATCAGAAGCTGAGTTACAAGGCTATCAGCGAGGAGCTGGACCATGCCCTCAATGATATGAacaccttgtaaaaaaaaaaaaaaaaaaaaggccacctCAGGCCATAAACTGCTTTTCTGTTTTCACTCTTGCGCTCTTTGCCTCATGGCCTGGTGGCGGCAATGGCACTCAAGCGTCTTCTTTATAGCTCTTTTGTCTTCTTAAAGCTCAATAAAGACTTCTTCTATTTTACCTTGTCTTCTGTCTTTCTGCTTTTCACAACAGCCATATTtccgtgtttatttttttatgtcttgTGATCTGTCATTGCATTGTATCTCTGACCCCCCCCTCATTCTCGCCCCCATTGCAGATAATCTATCGCATGCAAAAGAGGAAAACATAGGAATGCACCAAGTCCTGGATCAAACACTGCAGGAGCTCAAtagcttgtaaaaaaaaaaacaccacagagAAGAAGCAATTCTGACAAAAGTTTTGTAAAAGAGAAAACATTCCCTCCATTGCATCGGTTTCAGCCCAACAATTACCACAACAATGATAGTAACACGTTTAGtcctttttatatatttatgtttagtttttttcactccccgtccttttttttttaatttttttttttataatggttTTGGGTCCATATGATATTAAATTTTGGTGctgattttgttgaataaaaccTGCTAAGGATGACAATCATGCTGTTGTTGTTTATTCCTGAAGATTTGCCCATCTGTATAATATTCCAGATATGAAGAACATTTTAACAATAGTAAGTGCTTTTTATATTTAACTTGGGTTACAATGCacaatgattttgttttttgggtgAAAATAATTCATACCATAAATTGAAAagtacatatttttttattcagttactCTCAAGACTCCTTTGTCAAAATCGTCTCAATACTTTATTCAACCTATGCAAATGATGACGTGAAGAGAGAGATCAAACATTGGCTGCTGACATTTTACTGATTGTTATCTTGAGAGTTTATCAGGTGGAACTTGTACCAGGGAGCACTAACAATGATGATACAACAGATTCAGAGAAACAAGATGTTTCCTAACCTGAACGTTATTTAGAAGAACAATTTGATATCAAAATTAAGGATGACTCGCGGTAAATTTATTGTGCTTTGacatcttaaaaataaaaaataaactcaaatatATGTCTGAGGTGTATTTAGTAAAAGGGAAAATATATTGAGTTTTGTTGAAGTTGTGCCAGGCAATCGAAATGGTTATTGCACATACATACTGTACTTTTTTAACTTGACCAAACAAGTTAATTATTAAATACTTAACTACAAAATGCTGTTCTTTGCCCACCGATGTGTGCTATTAGTTGCATTGGTTCGGTTCAAGTAAAAACATCCTGAACTTCTTGTGAAAATCCAATGGTCCAAAGGCTGCAGTTTTCCTCCAAGCCATACAGATGTCGCTGTTGTTTCTTTTCTTGAATACCATCGACGCACCTGGGCTTCGCCGGGCGCGCCACTTCCGCACCGGATATCAACAACCATGGCGAAGACGTACGACTATTTGTTTAAACTGCTATTAATTGGGGACTCCGGGGTCGGAAAGACATGCGTCCTTTTCAGGTTTTCCGAAGACGCCTTCAATTCTACGTTCATATCAACCATAGGTACTTTAATGTTGATTACAACTGGTACTTTTGAATGGTGCGCCCACTGGTTTGGTCTATTTCCTGGTGGGCTGCTAAAAAATCTACGATGATGTTTAGTTGTCACTAGTGTGCCGGATGAGGCTATTTCCCGGGAGCGTTGTTGGAAAAACATTCCCTGATGGTTAGCATCGCTATTGGCTATTAACTGTCAGTTGTTAAGCGTTATAAAGTCACTGCGTGCGGTTAGCTAGTAGCTGGTAGCGCTAAGGGCAACTATCGGAAATGCTTTAGTCGTTCGATATTCCGGATACGTGTGACATATTGAAACTGTGACTGTCGTGCTACGGTAGCAAGCGAGATCGCTGCTATGATTTTGATTGACGTGTACGATCGTTCCTCAAGGCATAGATTTCAAGATAAGGACAATAGAGCTCGAAGGCAAGAAGATCAAGTTGCAGATATGGTAAGTTGATTCTCATGATACGCTTCTTATTAATTCGTCGAGAACAATCGGTGCCACATCCTGCCTTTGTTACTTATGTCATTCAAACAAGGTCATCATTCTTTCACAAAGCCAGTACCTCCTTTTTGGCCTTTTTCTTTGTTGTGTTGTGATATTTATCTGCAGGCAAATATGAGTCTTTGGTATGGGGAAACACAGGTCGACAGCACGTTAAACAGTCCATACTGATTTTCTTCCCAGGGATACAGCCGGTCAGGAGCGCTTCCGAACAATCACGACAGCCTACTACAGAGGAGCCATGGTGAGTATGTGGAAACTGCTAGTACTAGAATTCCCCAGGGTTGCAAACACAATGGGTTTCTTGTCTGTGTTAAAAGTTTAAACCAATGGTTCTTAAACTGGAGTCCCCAGATGATGAAATTGTGTGTTACATAACCATTGGCTCCTTTCCATACAGGGAATAATGCTTGTCTATGACATCACCAATGAGAAATCCTTTGAAAATATCAAGAACTGGATTAGGAACATCGAAGAGGTATCCATTCTCTGACTGTTCTCATTTTTTGCTTTTGGATTTTCAAtggaattcattttatttttgttctcaAAAGTAATTGATTCGTGTTCTGTTGAAGtgactttattctcataaaAAATGTGCTCTTACCCTTGTTCCAGCATGCGACATCTGACGTTGAGAAGATGGTTCTCGGCAATAAATGCGACATCAATGACAAGCGACAAGTTTCCAAAGACAGGGGTGAGAAGGTAAGAAACAACCTGAGAGAGTAGACAGGAGTGCCTAGAGATACAAGTGACCTGACTTAAAAGTTTTTGGAGGTACCCGCTAACATTTGGCCGAAATTTTGCATTGACGTGAGAGCTCCAACTTAAGATGTGAGCATCATATTGAACAAATTAAACTCGTATCTCAACTGTATTCTTTTCTGTTTAGTTTTGAGCAATATATCAGAAAGCATCCTGATGCAAGATGCAATTCTCTGCAATTTCCCTGTAGCTTGCTTTAGAGTATGGCATCAAGTTCATTGAGACAAGTGCAAAGGCCAACATCAACGTGGAGAGCGTAAGTTTCAAATTTTCTTTGACAATCATACTTTATAAGTATTGCATATAAATGTGATGCTGTGTCTACTTGCAGGCCTTTATGACACTTGCCAGGGACATCAAATCCAAAATGGACACCAAAATGGTAAAGAGAACCGTTACGGGATTGAGAATTGTTTTCCTACATTGGTGTCATCatgatgtttatttatttttaattaaaagacCAACATTCGCTAGACTTAGACTAGTCTAACATAAGAGCCACAAAAATGTCTCTACGCCTGAGATTACTCAGGAAGTTTTGAAATGGTCATTTAGGGGTCGTTTGGTGATAATTTACATTTATTAGCATTCCCCATAATATACAGGCATAGCCATTTCCAGCCATTTCTAGGGGTCCTATGACCTCCCTAAAACTGAAATAAGTGGTCTTTAAGAAACAAGTTTCACTTCTCAGCATAAAattagctgtcaatcaaaacgtCTCGAGGACTTATACCAGAGGTCAGACATTTTTGCTTGAAGCAGCCATTTGGGACATTGGGTTGGTGTTCATGAATTTTTACTTGGGAACCTCCACCTTCTTGCTCCtgttcttctttcttttcttttcttttcacttgtaaagggtcatatttttttaatctcttcATTTTTGGTATAACCGGCATCCAGAGGGAAAAAGTGGTGCCTTGACTTATGACATACTATCTCATCTTTACCCTTTGAAATGATTGGAAATGCCATTCATCCAATCCAGCCACATTGTGCTTATTCAGATCCAATAAAATCCCAATCTGAATTTGTAAATCAAGGCACCGCTGTAAGGGTTGTCTGAGGATCAATCGAGATCGGATCCAAATGGCGCATTGAACAAAACGGGTATTCCCAACCCTTGACGGAGGTCTCCCAGGGTCTTTGGAAACATTCCAAGTGTTGATCATTTGTGTTGCCTCAGGAGGGGAACACACCCCAGGGGGGCAGCCAAGGAGTGAAGATTCTGGAGACACGGAAAAAAAGCAGCTTCTTCCACTGCAGCCTCCTTTGAGGACCACCGAGGCCTTTTTATTTTGCAAAGAACCCGCTCGAGCCAAAATAAGACTTTTGCTTGCTTGGGAACATTTCCCTTCGTTTTCCTCTTCTCCATAGCAGTCGCATAAAAACTGCCTCTTGTGAGCGCTTCCAGCTGGACAATCGTCATTTACAGGAATCTCCGAGGATCGGGCTCGGGGGTGCTCGGAGGAGAACAACAACAAGACGTTGCACAAATAACTGGCTTGTACTCAAGTTgttcatttttgtttattttgtttgccATACCTCTTTTGGTCGCCAGATGGGGGTGTTATTtcagtggggtttttttttatactcatTTCCAGCCAGAAACTGAAAACGTTGAAGCTCAGCCAAGCAGAGGCATTTGGCAATTAAGTATAAAACTGATTTTAAATTGCATACAGACCACTTTGGCATACTATAGTGGAATTTGGTTGGTGTTTTTGTTATGAGTAGGACCACAAAAGTCCCAAGATTCAATATCCCCAAAAACATAGGAAGTCTTTGTAATACCTCTAATAACTGCCCTGAGCAGTACAGTATTTGACTCTCAAGCTTCGCTTGATTTCTGTGTTATGTTTtcaaagctcttttttttttctacagtattatttgtaaaataaatcacaaaatgAAATTCCAAGACAAAAGTACTGTTCATGTTGGACAAAATTCCAGTCATAATTACattattttaaagaaacatTTATTAGGTGCTTGAATTCAATCCAATACAATCCGGTAGCTTTGCATAATTTTGTTAAATTCCATCACAGCTGTTGTGTTGGGAAGCCTTCTCCGCATACAATGTCAAGCTTCTCTCTCTTTGTGGTCCATTTCATGTTCTTAACAGACGTCCAACATACACTTTTTCTTACTTTATTCCTGTACCCATTATCTTGCACCCAAAATCACATGTCCATTTGTCCTTGGAGCTGGGTGCTGCTATGCATTATGAATCTTGGAcctatgtgtgtatatgtgtgtgtttccgCTCTTAATAATGTTCACTTTGTATGATATTGAGCCCCAAAATGGAGCActgtccagaaaaaaaaaaatcactgcaatCAAAACATTTGGGGGTGGGAAGGTATTAGTGATGCATTTTTCTTCCAATTGTATCACTTTTACTGACTTTCTTTTGCACTTGAAATCTTCCAAACGAATAGTTGAGTGGGACATTTGATGTCTTTCAACTCACGAGTACTACAGCCACATagaaacagagaaaaaaaaatactcgtgTATGTAGTCATCACTCGCTATATTGCGGAATCTTAATATTTTTACCTTTCTGCCCCCAACACCTACTTTTTATTTGGAGTCCatctttattttcataaaaGCTTTCTTTGGACAAAAGTCAGGCTTTTGGCTAATAAAatcctatatatttttttttaaaacaaaagaaaatgcacaAAACTCCCCCAAACTTGACCTTATTCTTAAAAGATCAACCTTTTGTCTCAAAAACTTCAAATCAGACTTTGTTGTCATAACATTGGGATTTTTATTCCATGAAATGCAACTTTATacatacaaaaacaaatctATTCGCTtaaaattacaactttaaaaaaaaataataataattcttttGTGTTGCCCTAGTACTCTTTGGGTAATGGCTCTTACAGAGGTTTGAGTCTAATACTTGTTGGGATGTACCAAATGTTTGTGTCTTATGATCCACACATCCTGTGTGAACAGGCTAAATctgacctttttttgttttgtttttgttcttaaaGCTGACATGGTGAATTTTTACAGTCCTATTTTCAAATACATTTCATACATTGTGAAGAACATAACATTGCAAATATTCTATTGAGAGATATACTTATTGTACTGTACTTTATACCTCCAGTGTGAAGATGTGTATCTGCAGTTTTTAGAGATGTCTACTTTTtgggatgaataaaaaaaacaaacaagcaaagcaAACTTAATGCTTCGTCTTTTCCACTTTCTGGCTGAGAGTCAGTGGAAAGTCACTCAAGGCCGTTTGTTGCCGTAATTGACCTTGACCACTTTCATAACAACGGGACCACCGTAATCCGCCGGACAACCTTTTGGCTTATGTTTCATAGTAATGCTTAACTGGATCTCTTGTAGATTGAAATCACAAAACTCACGTAAAATCAAGTATTGTTTCGTATGGGAGTGAATTTTCAAATGTTCCATCGAAAATATCCTCACGCAGAGATGTGAGGACTCCGTTTTTCACATTTGTCAGTGATTCAGTTTCCTTATATTCTTATGTGGAAGGTGCTGAGGACACAAGATGGGATAAGAAGGCAAATTCTCAGTTTTATATTTGACAGTAAACTTCCAACTGGTTTCCCAAAAATGATTTACTATTTGCC encodes:
- the LOC133165170 gene encoding tropomyosin alpha-3 chain-like isoform X1; translated protein: MEAIKKKMQMLKLDKENALDRAEQAETDQKSAEEKCKLLEDDLLALQKKLKGTEDELDKYSEALKDAQEKLELSEKAAADAEGDVASLNRRIQLVEEELDRAQERLATALQKLEEAEKAADESERGMKVVENRAMKDEEKMEIQELQLKEAKHIAEEADRKYEEVARKMVILESDLERAEERAEVAEVKCSDLEEELKNVTNNLKSLEAQSDKYSEKEDKYEEEIKVLSDRLKEAETRAEFAERTVAKLEKSIDDLEDNLSHAKEENIGMHQVLDQTLQELNSL
- the LOC133165170 gene encoding tropomyosin alpha-3 chain-like isoform X2; translated protein: MEAIKKKMQMLKLDKENALDRAEQAETDQKSAEEKCKLLEDDLLALQKKLKGTEDELDKYSEALKDAQEKLELSEKAAADAEGDVASLNRRIQLVEEELDRAQERLATALQKLEEAEKAADESERGMKVVENRAMKDEEKMEIQELQLKEAKHIAEEADRKYEEVARKMVILESDLERAEERAEVAEVKCSDLEEELKNVTNNLKSLEAQSDKYSEKEDKYEEEIKVLSDRLKEAETRAEFAERTVAKLEKSIDDLEDEVYNQKLSYKAISEELDHALNDMNTL
- the LOC133165170 gene encoding tropomyosin alpha-4 chain-like isoform X3: METVKKKIQALQQQVDEADERAMAVQRELDTERELREKAEGDVASLNRRIQLVEEELDRAQERLATALQKLEEAEKAADESERGMKVVENRAMKDEEKMEIQELQLKEAKHIAEEADRKYEEVARKMVILESDLERAEERAEVAEVKCSDLEEELKNVTNNLKSLEAQSDKYSEKEDKYEEEIKVLSDRLKEAETRAEFAERTVAKLEKSIDDLEDNLSHAKEENIGMHQVLDQTLQELNSL
- the LOC133165185 gene encoding ras-related protein Rab-8A-like, which translates into the protein MAKTYDYLFKLLLIGDSGVGKTCVLFRFSEDAFNSTFISTIGIDFKIRTIELEGKKIKLQIWDTAGQERFRTITTAYYRGAMGIMLVYDITNEKSFENIKNWIRNIEEHATSDVEKMVLGNKCDINDKRQVSKDRGEKLALEYGIKFIETSAKANINVESAFMTLARDIKSKMDTKMEGNTPQGGSQGVKILETRKKSSFFHCSLL